A region of the Silene latifolia isolate original U9 population chromosome 9, ASM4854445v1, whole genome shotgun sequence genome:
taaacgggacgatcaattgttcattgaccggttcaagaatatggcacaaaataggcaggggttttattttgattatgaagttgacaaggataatGACCTTGAAGCGCAATATGGGGGTGAgaaccgctagaaggaactactccgtttttggagatgcagtgtcatacgacccaacatactcaacaaacaagtacgatatgattttcacgccattcactggcatagatcaccataagcgatcagtgacattctgtggggcattgattgcccatgaagaccatgaatccttccagtgggttttcaacaggtttttgaatgctatgggaggaaaggaacccaagtacattatcacagaTCAGGATCCGGacattattaaggccgtaccccttgccttcaagactgcacgccaccgattttgcatgtgccatataatgaacaaggtgccatcaaaggtcggggtgacaaaggaggattataaggagttcgttcagaaattgaacaacattatatgggacgacaacatagaagcagacgactttgacgctaggtgggcagaaataatggaagcgcatggtcttgtgaacgaagagtggtttctgagcgtacgataaaaggagccaatgggtgatggcacattgcagggacttgaacatgggtggtgtaatgaggacaaaccagagatcagagagcagtaatagtttttttaagaagttcgagcagaagtcaggtttgttagtggagttttggatgcgttttgaaagcgctatggaccatcaacggcatacgcagaagagacttgaccatgaaaaccgacactcaacaccggcaacggggacgcatttacccatagaggaatatgcgtcaaatgtttatacccgtgaggttttgaaggaattccaactagaggtcatttgctcaatcgatacatgtaagagtgtcggctatgctgaagtcgatggagttgaagtgactgtcgtaaaggattcaatcagacagaaaagtttcaacgtagagtacaacccaggtaacaacattttTGCATCAACTTTATGTGGTAGTTGActgaagttgctagatatagtgccaaagttacattgtctgaacatagaagttataACTTTGTTCAGTGAACTGCAGTTATCTGATGTACAAATCTGacaacattttgaataacttaagttttctgaatgtataacttttcttaatatatgcataactctacttgcagaatgtataactcttgttgccatatgtataactctactttcagaataacattagaagttATTTAAATTTTCTCTGAACTGTtgtcatttgtagtataactctgattacattttgaataactttagctttcagaatgtataactcttgttgccatatgtataactctactttcagaataacattagaatttattcaatttttcacCTGAACTATGACTATTTGTGGTATAACTCTGATTAgagtttgaataactttagctttcagaatgtataactcttgttgccatatgtataactctacgtgataatgtttaactcttattattatatgtataagactactaacGGCATAATTTAATTGGATTACAGGGACACAGGCTACACAAAGTGttgtatgatgtttgaaaggatgggatttctgtgccgacatatagtatggattttgtcggctaacagcatgaagacaattccagttgattacgtttctacaagatggacaaaggatgcattgcaattcagattatcagaatgtgatggtaaacaaatggaaacaaatagtagcgctgatgcaaaagaagttgtgatggtgaagttgtggtcagaagttcatgcaaccattggtttacttcgtggcgcgagtgagactgaagttgtgaacttaagctcgttaattagagagttcaaggagaaacttttaccgtacaagaaggatttaacaaagcagcagaaatttgagcaaatccttggttgccccgccagtgacgaggtaacaatacttccaccaaaacaatcgaaaaacaaaggcagcggtaaaagaatggtgtcagctaaggctaaagccattgccttggcttctaagccaaagcgcatgtgtaataactgtaaacaaatggcacaccacgataaacggaatcgccctaacccattctctcgagcatccaccgtcttcaccaaAGATTCAAGGAGtagaaagaagaagagaagaaggaagaagaagaagaagaagaagaagaagaagaagaagaagaagaagaagaagaagaagaagaagaagaagaagaagaagaagaagaagaagaagaggaagacgacgaagaagaaaaatagagaaacttaacatgctgtagtagtaggcagtagaaaaatacctccgtctcaacaaattatttacaatctttttttctttaaaaggtaaaaaatctggtgagacagaaggggtatttaatagctagcttttgtctattttgaaggggggttgcaccttccagattgtataacttcagtaatatggtgtgtgaaatttcaagctaatgttgtataactcttttacattattttgaTGACTTCGGTTCATGGCAACATATCCAATATTTAAAAGTGGCTTTAAGAACGAATTATAATTTCAGTGGCtttaagtaaaactcttacccatatatggataaatgtacttcacagagtgtataactcttgttcacaatttgtataactcttgttattttttgtaaaactcataactgtAATAAAATTTGCCTTTTACATTACTTCagtcatatgttgtataactcgtgtacacagtttgtataactcttgatgttttttgtataactcttagctgtctaataaattttcctttttttcataactgcagtaatgtgttgtataactcctgtacataatttgtataactttacttcacagagtgtataactctaatactTATCTGCaaaacttggattttaattatgactgaccaagatgatatagtaacaatatattccaaaaagttgtctaagttgttaaggagtttcttgacaacatactagagttgcaaaagaagagaatacagaatcaaaggaaatacattcTACTTTTTCGCAGGTTTTTTATCTCCTCTCCGCGCTGCTTTCCGTCTGGCTTCTACTTGCTTCAGGATCTGTAATTTCTCGGCAATGAAACCATTGACCTTGGACAGAACTCCTTTCccgatgatgttcatgtcagctaggaCAAGCGTTGCTGCCAACTGGATCACCAAATATCGccggttcaccttcctctcgagatcaacgtgaccaaaactatcaccctcgtacattaacatgtgcatcatggcgaacaagccagactcggtgTCGTTTATCGTTTGCTGATGCCAGGCAAACTGGATCTGACGGAACTGGAACGCCGGTATGTCTTTCCCTCTGTTCTTCTCGTCGTCCCTAGACTCCAcgtagtcgctcatgaggctcgcctggcAGAGACAAGAACGTCAAAAAGTGAAATTGTAAAAGCGGTGACAACACTTTTTAGTTgaagttaattacaaattaattccacttacaataacgtgacatgctttgcatatctccgattgccgcggacttgaatagtacttactgtccagaagatcaatcgtcctagaattaaagttgatacacacacatgcataatgggcttcaatcttaatgggtacgaagattaaatcagccttcaagtGAAATCGTCCCATGATCGGTTCGGAAGACGTCCCACGTATTGTACAACCTTTCGgtgtccggtgtttgttggacagggtttcgtaCAAGGCTCAAGATTATTTCCTGTTCAAGTAGCAGTATATGTGTGAGGATACCAGTGGAGTTATAGCggttgtgcattggagttgcACAGTAACTCTTATAACATAATGAAGAATACTGGttgttaataacttctcaaaacaaaatgtttaactcCAGCGAGGGTATGTATAACTGTAGACATATTTTccactgtgaaagttttaaagagggtatgtgcaactcttataacatattaaaggattgattaggaccataccatatgacggataccgaagaaagacgaacgaaaaatCGCGCGATCCTGTGCCTCCAatcgattaagcaacaaggaccaacactcaatcactttttcatccattggcgtctcagggagcatagacaacatttgcaacctattaattATTCCGTGCCGGCCGTAACTCACAAGTGGTTCACTGTAGTTCGACAAAGTGTTAATCACCTATAACGtatactaaatgggaaggtaacTGCTTTTAAAAAATGACTGCATAACTTCACTGATGAAACGTATAGCTGCAGTttaggaatgtgtaactccattaacgatatatataacttcagtgatgaaacatataactccatgtattactctaggtataactccaggcctctaatgtataactccaaagtatatattgtacaactctgaACATATACTGTAAAACTCTATGCAAAATAATGTAGAATTCCAGTATGGAAATGTGTCTATATTGATAAaacttaatatgataaaacattaggattttagacagcttactcatttggaaatttgtagtcatcaaggaaaacgtaatcagccACTTATTTGCGATACACCAGGATATCCCTAGTTAATGCCTTGTTCATCTTCAAAGATCTTGGCGACCACCGTAAGGTCGGGCGTCTGGTTCCCCGCAATAtgtggtgcaaccaaggccatcgcccttaccccAGGAGCGGCTATTAACGGTGAGAGGGCCCGACTAGACGGCGTATGACCCGgggctactttggaaggtggagtccGATAGGTTGAATCGACTTTAGAGCAAGGTCGTTTAGAAGAACTGTTCTCTCCGGCGATTccaacacctctcttccttccacttgtgttgccggctatcctctgtttatcacgcacctcctccatttcacggtctttaagctccttaaaagctGTTACCCTGGATAACACTTCTTCCCTGTCCAAGTTAATATCACTGAGGACAAGGGTTGCAGCAatttccgctcgcatgaggtcattgctttCCTTAGTCCCTAGGGTACagtcgaatggctctccacggtacagcaacatatgaaccatgacgtaaagACCACGTCATTGGCGGTATGTCCTGTTTCGCCGagttgaatttaatgttgacaaaaggaaacccttcaactttcttgcctttgtcgagccctgtgtaggccatatactttcccattgcatcagcctggcggaagttaggcaaggcgtttaaaaggggaagaccaattaacaaacaaatggagctgataattaatctagtcaccagttttataagacttacagtaatacgcgcaatccctccgtatggtaatttcagaagatcgtcctcgtaagaacgattatcaagatactcgatctactcagagaggaaatttatgcaaatgcaagagtaatgatcttcatcgccagtgcttaccgggacgaaaacctacaaacatgcaccgaaaatctaagagttataaaacataattagcAGATTAGAGGCATACAGAATGTGCGTAGTTGGAATTATACATtttatggttagagttatacattatatgtgtagagttgtacattcaatttctagagttttacagtatatgcttacagttgtactttatgtgcagtgagttatacattctacggttaaagttatacattatatgcctagagttatggagtgaagttagccactcatcaaaactctaagcatatactgtataactctagacaaataatgtataacttcagccctagaacgtataactctagtcattctgaaagctaaagttatatagtgtataactcttgccatagGATCTAGAACTCTAGCCATAAAatctataactgtaagcatatacagtgtaGTGTATAACACCAGGAATTACTCAAGGTAAAACTCCAGGcctaactccaaagcatatattgtacaactctaagcatatactgttaaACTCTAGgaaaataatgtataattccagtatgtaaatgtctctatattgatatctgagctcaccatatcggagtccagttggaatggaaTAGAACACGACTCTTAccacatgtcccacgaggcacaaaagccttcagaattatcaacaaccaagtttttcttcctgccttgccaaattgcatTTGCTAGGTCCTgtaaaaatgatagacgggggttggcagcttgtatcacaagttacgtacagtttgtcacaaaataacttgcggagttcgagcacacttacagcgtgacctaggccaaagaaacagcgcgaACTTGAAACAACTGCGGTGTTCGCGTGCGTTAGCTGATTGAGTAGTACAGACCATCAGTCGATGACATTGGCCATAATCTGAGCCCCAGGCATCAACGActggagatcaatacgcgttatgcagtttggacagggatatgtgaccaattgttccctacaaaggattagcaaaattgagacacgcagcaagggaaaagattcatggcctgtttgactgtcgtattgaaatataggtaaaacttatcttttacttacCCTTTATTATGGAcgtggaattgatcaaagacataatccattacatccttcctcaccctgaacaccgtcctgaaacgttccttgttaaatcgcaACCACTGTAAGCATACGTGCTGGTCAGGTTCGGGTGCCCCGCAATCCtgagaacaacctaggttctcaggtacaatgtccatacacggaaggggggcagttgaatgcagtaagaaaggatggtggatcatgtcacatcgcggcacataaatagggggtgggagtggtgcaaccggctcaaccctagcaccagcgatttcaactaccaaaccttctttggcagcaccaatcgttcgctcctcaaccccggcaaatgccCCATTCACATCTGacgtgctcatgaaagtcagagggatttcatttccactccattccgttgaaggattccccggggtgatctccgcaccctcgacaacatctacgtttacacccccattgttagaatgttgttcaacattctcaattacatcctttttaacaatggcctgaatgaaaaataataaaattaaacaccaaacgtataactctggccataaaatgtataactctagcaatagaatgtataactctggctataaaatgtataactgtaagcatatacactataatgtataactccaggaataactccacgtataactctagatatacctccagctatctaatgtataactccaaagcatatattgtataactctagtcatatactgtataactgtagtcatatactggttaagagttgtaccaaccgGCCGTTGCAGTGGCACTACAGTTACGAGGCCTCAACATAAGTTTcaacaaagttatactttatgaacttagagttatacacgaccaaataaaaaaaaaaacaattgtataaaaagtatttagcgcaaattaacaaacttacctcgccaccaggacccctcccgtacgctggaagtccacataaagcttccttcatttcagcagtagaaaacatacactccatcaattcttgtgtctCCAAACCCAATTctgggaccgtagatttttccatctccttatctgacggttgattgtctgattttctttcaacattttctttcaatccctccccatgaacttgctcatgcacctcatcacctaccacgGGCCGAGATTCAGCATCCTCTGACCGTCCGTCAGCTTGGCCTACAATGTCTGCTGCTCCTTCATGGTAAATGTCTAACAATCTTCCAACATTTTCAGCATTTTCTTTCAATACCTCCCCATGAacgtgctcatgcacctcatcacctgcCTAGAGGCGAACCTCATCGTCCTTTGACCGTCCGTAAGTTTGGTCAATTTCCTCCTCGGTGTAACTCGCCTCCAACAACAGTTCTCTGACAGTTGGGACGGGGGTACAcacaacttgatcctctaaccctgggctagcatCTGACAACGGATTATCAACtactgtatcacctcccacttcctccataatcgCATCTGACAACGGATTATCAACTACTGTATtacctcccacttcctccataatctttgaccatgaaactgcaaCTGATTTCGTTGGCGTGTCGGCTTTGACGGTTTCTCGACGCGGCTCATCACGAGGGTTACCACCACTGCCACCCCCATCATTGGCGagacagaacttcacttatttgacgcgtagatgcatcgattccgtcaGATTTTTTGGGAGGCTCAgtaactacctctccaaatgcaggaCCGTTACCAACAGAAACCTTCAGCCTTTCTGCAATCTGTTCTGCTTCAGCGACttacttttgaatcttttcaccctcaaagaattcttgagaggcctggctaggatttaggcccgtcggatcactagttacagctttgatccttgctgttgcatctgcgtaccatgaatagaacacaatagcgttcctttgcatttgtagataaagctcgtgagtacaCTGCATTCAAGAAGTAtagtaagttagttatattataatacaTGGGTACGTTCAGCTGAAATAGAATCCATCTGCAGAAATATATAAATAGTTTGCACTTACATCAacagccctagctttcaattcctggtcatcctcgacacctgctggtagttctatctgaatgaacttcttctcagaAGTTGAGCATGAGAGAGGGGGTGGGGGGCCGGATAGCAACAATAGTTTGGGTTCCAGCGGGTCGCTGAGGCTGCTAGTGTCCACACTCCTTCCATAAGAGGggtcttgaaggcacctcggatacctggtcttagacaaggttaaagtacccaatcccccttgacccacctcaaattttaccctctctacaagcgaagtttcatctcaatgcttaatcaaaggtagatcgtGGCGGCACGgcttacccttgtaatcatatcgctgaaagtagcttatcatgaggaaggggatacacCCGTTCAACATTGTTACCCCCTTTTTACAGTCTGACCCCGCTTTCACCATcatttccaaaatataagagcaccagtcaaaatgcgggatggctttaggatcttctacAACCCTTAACAGCTTCcaatctatcccgttgtttggggtgggtgcgaggaatgaagacatacagaacaaaacaaatagccggcaaaattgatcgtccgcctcctcgtactccataagttGCTTGTAAACTTTCCCTAAGGGTATTACACTATTCCCTTTGGCCACCCCGTAcgcttgccgccatttgtccttcagcTCCTTATTCTCGGGATCCTTGGACCCCTTCTGCGAGCTCACAGGCACCAAAGGGAGAGGGTTGGGTCCGAAAGATATCAAGAAACagtcatgcacgtcatgcttactgatcataaactccttcttccgcgaagccctgaacacatatgacccgtcagagaaggactccaagaacaggcgaacgtgtgcaagtgggaagctgctaatcttgagctccaaaaggccaccaaacccaattttcttaacagcggacacctgatcctcattaagcttttcaatgacagagacaagtctttgaggtcgacacgaaaccgtgatttcatgcaccctctttacccttggcttggcctcaaccatctggggaaaagcaaggacaacacacaaaattagacatactgtagttgcaattagagatatttggaacaaagaaatagacatactgtgaattaaagtaataaaatagatagtcagagttatacaaaatataagtaaagttatacattctgataatagagttaatcagaaaatatcaagagttatacattttgacaaagaaaagttattcaaaatgtaatcagagttatacaacaaatgacaacagttATAAAAAGGTCAAACTTTGAACCTGGGAATCAGCTCCCTTCTCAGTACTTGGTGCATCATCCATCTGTAGCTGGCAAACAAAAAGGCATTCAGATTAACAgtacagttatacatataataacaaaagtggacaatctgaaactaaaattatataatgtgtaactcgagccatgaatgtataactctattattaaaatgtataacttcaattatatactgtataactctaggcatatactgtataactctaggcatatattgtataactccatgaataaaatgtacaactctaggcaaatattgtataactccagttatacattatgacagcagaagttattcaacatgtaatcagagttatacaacaaatgactgcaatagaatgtataactctagcaatagaaagtataactctggccatgtaatgtataactctagccatacaatgtataactctggccatatattgtataacttcagttatacattatgacagcagaagttattcaacatgtaatcagagttatacaacaaatgactgcaatagaatgtataactctagcaatataaagtataactctggccatataatgtataactctggtcatacaatgtataactgtaagcatatacagtataatgtataactctatgaataactccaggtataactccaggcatctaatgtataactccaaattataaattgtataactctagctatacattgtataaatccaggtataaattgtataactgtaggcatatattgtataactctatgcatgggaactaattagaagtatagttatacatataacaattagagtttgacattatgaaaaaggagttggtcacagaatcaaaagagctatacatctagaacccagagttatacatctagaaaccagagttatacatattgcgtactaaagttatacatctagtaaccagagttttacattaagtaaccagagttatacatattgagtactaaagttatacatctagtaaccagagttttacattaagtaaccagagttatacatattgagaacaaaagttatacatctagtaagcagagttagacatctagtaacgtataaatcaaaatcaaaacttttaacctggatatcaactcccttgtcaatactttctacaacatccatctgtagatgactaacaattgggattagagttatacagatatttaattgaagttacacatcattctataagagttataccaacaagacgagagtttttaccttcgattcagatttcttggaagatttcttggcaaaaaccattgttaattatcaaatgacctcaaatttgatctgcacaaccataattaacaattgaacaaatcaacatcagcaaacccataattgaagattgaaaaatcaaatgaactctttttatgatagtttaacaaaggcaataattaacaaaaaacaaactacaaatcacTGAATAAGAAATggaaaaaataccttataaaaaaaatggagacaggcgagttggaattaatttgtagtgatgaaaatggcgtttgttaggatggagttaattggtagtgatgaaaatggagttatcagaaatgtgaagaaagaaaaggaagacgaaatgacaggaaatagagggaaaaatacccgcaagttgttttgaattgtctagaaaatgaggagggaaatgatgatggactgatggacataacagtgatcatgcatgggttagtgggtaagaggagagaggtaaatcaaaaatattagttGAGTGGGGTTTTACTGCGTAATCTTGGCCATTCATTTGCTTGATCCAACCGCccacattaggacttatggacttaatatatctaatggccttagttgatctcttctctctctctctctctctctctctctctctctctatatatatatatatatatatatatatatatatatatatatttatatatatatttatatatatatatatatatatagaggcgggatctcgtaagtttggttcttacggtgagttgtgagtttggaaaatctgaATCATTGGATAAATACAAATACACGGCTGATATTCAActcttaaacaaaacaaaaatcacGTTTCCCTGCAACTTTCTCTCCCTCCATAAACCCAACTCTCTGtaaaaaaaaatcccaaaaaaaactGCACATCTCAGCTATGGCGTCCTCAACCAAAGACAAAGCCAATAATTCATTGAAATCTTCGCCTTCATCCACCTCCTTGTACCTTTCCGACAATCACAAAAATAAGTTAGGAATTAACTTTTAATTCAACGATGAAAACGACAATCACACTCAAAGTCGATCTGTCTGACAACAACGGCGAAGCAGGCGACATCACCGACAGACAGTTCGAGCTCGAACTGTTCGACAACAATGGCGACAACAATGGCGATTCTCTCTTTAGTTAAAAAGAGAGAATTGTGGGAGTTGGTGATGATTTGGGGGAATTGAtcggaaattagggtttgttgaTTGAGGTGAAGATTGATGAATTTAGGGAAATTGATTAGGGAATTCCATGATTTTAATCAAATTTCTGGTTGAATTAAATTGATTAGGGCGTTCTACTTTTGAGAAAATGTTGCGTGAATATCCAAAGAGAACAGACTTGTGGAGTGTCTACCTTGATCAGGTGAGATTGTTAATTTTATGCTTTAATATACCCTTTTAAACTCCAGCAAGTCTCCTGGAGGACATCCTTGCAAATTTAGTTGATCTCATATACAGACCATCTCATACAAGAATTTGCGTTTAACCTCCTGAGATTTGTACAGGAAATTCGACTTGGTGATGCTGACTTAATCCGTGGTTTATTCGAGAGGGCAACTAGTTTAAGTCTCCCACCGAAGAAGATGAATGTAAGTAAAGCTTCTCTCAGTCATCATTATCTTTGTTTTCCGTCTCTTTCAGACTAAAATTTCTTGTTTTCTATCTGTATCTGCAGTTCTTATTCAAGAAGTATCTCGGTTATGAAAAGTCCGTAGGTGATGAAGAAAGAATCGAACATGTTAGACAGAA
Encoded here:
- the LOC141598451 gene encoding rRNA biogenesis protein RRP5-like, with product MLREYPKRTDLWSVYLDQEIRLGDADLIRGLFERATSLSLPPKKMNFLFKKYLGYEKSVGDEERIEHVRQKAKEYIDSAAP